In Parasegetibacter sp. NRK P23, a single genomic region encodes these proteins:
- a CDS encoding ligase-associated DNA damage response exonuclease, translating into MPLLQFTEKGIYCAQGDFYIDPWQPVRYAVITHAHSDHARWGSQYYLCHSASLPILELRLGPGNYSTMEWNETTIMNGVKVSLHPAGHIIGSSQIRVEYKGEVWVVSGDYKLEHDGLSGTFEPVQCHNFITESTFGLPIYQWEPEAQIFERMQRWVQQNLEKNLSSILLAYSLGKAQRILPCLHSITGEVYVHGAVWNVHQALVAAGHQLPEVIRVTPDTDPARLKKAIVIAPPGADDSPWMRRFGPHATGICSGWMQVRGNRRRRNADAGFVLSDHADWQGLLTAVKATNASTVYVTHGFQSAFSRYLNEQGIRSMEVQTRFGEEEEEQLISQT; encoded by the coding sequence ATGCCATTGCTTCAATTCACGGAAAAAGGTATTTACTGCGCCCAGGGCGATTTCTATATTGATCCCTGGCAACCTGTGCGGTATGCCGTGATCACACATGCACACAGCGACCACGCCCGCTGGGGCTCACAATATTATTTGTGCCATAGCGCAAGTTTACCCATCCTAGAATTAAGGCTTGGACCTGGTAATTACAGTACCATGGAATGGAACGAAACCACCATCATGAACGGTGTAAAAGTTTCTCTACATCCGGCAGGGCATATTATTGGTTCTTCCCAAATCAGGGTGGAATACAAAGGCGAAGTATGGGTAGTGAGCGGTGATTATAAACTGGAGCATGATGGGCTGAGCGGAACTTTCGAACCGGTACAGTGCCATAATTTTATTACTGAATCCACCTTTGGACTCCCCATCTACCAATGGGAACCAGAGGCACAGATTTTTGAACGGATGCAGCGTTGGGTGCAGCAAAACCTGGAGAAGAACCTGAGTTCCATTTTACTGGCTTACAGTTTGGGAAAGGCGCAACGCATCCTGCCCTGTTTACACAGCATCACCGGAGAAGTGTATGTGCATGGCGCGGTCTGGAACGTGCACCAGGCGCTGGTTGCGGCGGGACATCAGCTTCCGGAAGTGATCCGTGTAACGCCAGATACAGATCCTGCCCGTCTGAAAAAAGCCATCGTAATTGCACCACCAGGCGCTGATGACAGTCCGTGGATGCGTCGTTTCGGCCCGCATGCCACCGGCATTTGCAGTGGCTGGATGCAGGTACGCGGGAACCGCAGAAGAAGGAATGCAGATGCCGGATTCGTATTGAGCGATCATGCCGACTGGCAAGGGTTACTCACCGCGGTAAAAGCGACCAACGCCTCCACCGTTTATGTTACCCATGGTTTCCAATCCGCGTTCAGCAGGTACCTCAACGAGCAGGGCATCCGATCAATGGAAGTGCAAACCCGTTTCGGAGAAGAGGAGGAAGAACAACTCATCAGCCAAACTTAA
- a CDS encoding ABC transporter substrate-binding protein produces MNKRFPFFILALCCSVQLLAQTPFRHKLAVFAPLYLDSAYNGFQYKHGNTLPRYIIPGLEFYQGVQMALDSMNLEGVPLEVFVYDTKSKSKPFTTQVREMPEVEMIIGAASADEVRILANVALERKIPFISSSFPNDAGVVNNPYFVVLNSTLPAHFRTIYQFLQKTHALHNVVYFRRKSTQDTWLKDLYTETGNTATGTPVKTKFVELDADFTTEDILPFLDSNTTNVCIAGSMDETFSKQLAATIAPLTKEYRSKLIGMPTWDGYRELNKPEYRDLEIVYTAPLYNPRTDKISVTITELYKNKFYSRPSDMVFWGYGAAWKYGRLLLEYGRDVSSNLAVDKFDVFTDYDVQPVLNKQTDTLDYFENKKVYLVSKMNGVVTAAR; encoded by the coding sequence ATGAACAAACGCTTCCCGTTTTTTATACTGGCGCTGTGCTGCAGTGTTCAACTTCTGGCGCAAACCCCTTTCAGGCATAAACTGGCGGTATTCGCTCCTTTATACCTCGATTCGGCTTACAACGGGTTTCAGTATAAACATGGGAACACGCTCCCCCGTTACATTATACCCGGACTGGAATTTTACCAGGGCGTGCAAATGGCCCTAGATTCCATGAACCTCGAAGGCGTTCCGCTGGAAGTATTCGTGTACGATACCAAATCGAAATCAAAACCGTTTACCACACAGGTCCGCGAAATGCCTGAAGTGGAAATGATTATCGGTGCGGCATCCGCAGATGAAGTACGCATACTCGCCAACGTTGCACTCGAAAGAAAGATACCGTTCATTTCCTCCAGCTTTCCTAACGATGCGGGTGTGGTGAACAATCCTTATTTCGTGGTATTGAATTCCACTTTGCCCGCGCATTTCCGCACTATCTACCAGTTCCTTCAAAAAACACATGCTTTACACAACGTGGTTTATTTCAGAAGGAAGTCAACCCAGGATACCTGGCTGAAGGATTTGTATACCGAAACAGGCAATACCGCAACCGGCACTCCGGTTAAAACGAAGTTCGTAGAACTTGACGCGGATTTTACAACAGAAGATATTCTTCCCTTCCTGGACAGTAATACTACGAATGTTTGTATCGCAGGAAGTATGGACGAGACTTTTTCCAAGCAACTGGCTGCCACCATCGCGCCACTCACAAAGGAATACCGGTCCAAACTCATTGGCATGCCCACATGGGATGGTTACCGCGAACTGAACAAACCTGAATACAGGGACCTGGAAATCGTTTATACGGCACCGCTATACAATCCGCGCACCGATAAGATCAGCGTGACCATCACTGAGTTGTATAAGAACAAGTTCTATTCCCGCCCCAGCGATATGGTATTCTGGGGTTACGGCGCCGCCTGGAAATACGGAAGACTGCTGCTGGAATACGGACGCGATGTGAGTTCTAACCTTGCGGTAGATAAATTCGACGTATTCACCGATTACGATGTTCAACCAGTGCTGAATAAACAGACCGACACACTCGATTATTTCGAGAACAAAAAAGTGTACCTCGTATCTAAAATGAATGGCGTGGTAACAGCAGCCAGGTAA